The Falco peregrinus isolate bFalPer1 chromosome 12, bFalPer1.pri, whole genome shotgun sequence genome has a segment encoding these proteins:
- the TIPARP gene encoding protein mono-ADP-ribosyltransferase TIPARP, whose translation MDTEPKPACVVQQAHCPGMKCPPSEDFPPQIRLSEKIPPVKPCFKKKQQVQKRLETETLRALRPIFTSLLGAGTLDRVFVPRGQSGGHRDLCEPAVKKTLDLGTSCPQPENNVTVLVPTAPDVQSQLPVAHPSSGHPEQDVQSGEQGFSPETTPGTAADNSNESFQDHPLHPTASDGAACPLFPDKILESYASGLFQENSCPMQYSLNPSNKFSAGIFQDKSEEASLDLVFELLNQLQYHTHQEDGIEICVDFLQGTCVYGNDCPKHHTVLPYHWQVRRTATQSWQSVTNDSQEHLERLYCNPDNDRIKVKYRGHEFWVDLNLMKLYETVEFDQMRRLSTPSCPSSSSNYYTIWKYFCRDHFGWREYSEPVVRLIEEASCRGLKEVRFVTWHNQYILNIKDGFQQNACFRREIKRRPLLRSCVVLMPFLQTLGGNSPVASPSAEPASSHVLSPAALTSSNFYPETWISMDPSQDFIQVPVLKEDKSYRTIYNLFHKTVPETKYKILKILRVQNQFLWEKYKRKKEYMSKKMTGLDRIMNERHLFHGTSQDVVDGICKHNFDPRVCGKHATMFGQGSYFARKASYSHNFSKRSPKGVHYMFLAKVLTGRYTVGNHTMRRPPPVNPSSITSDLYDSCVDNYFEPQIFVIFNDDQSYPYFIIQYEEVSNTVSI comes from the exons ATGGACACCGAACCAAAGCCAGCGTGTGTTGTGCAGCAGGCTCACTGCCCAGGAATGAAGTGCCCTCCTTCGGAGGACTTTCCTCCTCAAATAAGACTGTCTGAAAAGATACCACCAGTGAAGCCTTGCTTCAAGAAGAAGCAGCAAGTGCAGAAGAGACTGGAGACAGAAACTCTCCGGGCTCTGCGTCCGATCTTTACCAGtttgctgggagctgggacCTTGGATAGGGTCTTTGTGCCCCGGGGCCAAAGTGGTGGTCATAGAGATTTATGTGAACCTGCTGTGAAAAAGACTCTGGACCTCGGTACTTCTTGCCCCCAGCCAGAAAATAATGTGACCGTGCTGGTGCCAACAGCTCCAGATGTGCAGAGTCAATTGCCAGTAGCTCATCCTTCTTCTGGGCATCCTGAGCAGGATGTCCAGTCAGGAGAGCAAGGCTTCTCACCAGAAACTACTCCTGGAACTGCTGCTGATAATAGTAATGAATCATTCCAGGATCATCCTTTGCACCCAACTGCTAGTGATGGTGCAGCTTGTCCTTTGTTCCCAGACAAGATTCTGGAAAGCTACGCATCTGGCTTATTCCAAGAGAATAGCTGTCCAATGCAATACAGTTTGAACCCAAGCAATAAATTCAGTGCTGGGATATTCCAGGATAAAAGTGAAGAAGCCTCTCTTGACCTGGTATTTGAGCTCTTGAATCAGCTGCAATATCACACCCATCAAGAGGATGGAATAGAAATCTGTGTGGATTTTCTCCAGGGCACGTGTGTTTATGGCAATGATTGTCCCAAACATCACACAGTCTTGCCGTACCATTGGCAAGTGAGGAGGACAGCAACCCAGAGCTGGCAAAGTGTGACCAATGATTCCCAGGAGCATCTGGAAAGACTCTACTGCAATCCTGACAATGACAGGATCAAAGTGAAATATCG GGGACATGAGTTTTGGGTGGATTTGAATCTTATGAAATTATACGAAACTGTTGAGTTTGACCAAATGCGGCGGCTGTCCACACcttcctgccccagctccagctccaaCTACTACACCATCTGGAAATACTTCTGCAGGGACCACTTTGGCTGGAGAGAATACTCTGAG CCTGTTGTAAGATTGATAGAAGAGGCCAGCTGCCGGGGTCTGAAAGAGGTTCGGTTTGTTACCTGGCATAATCAGTATATCTTAAACATCAAAGACGGATTCCAGCAAAATGCGTGTTTCAGAAGAGAAATCAAGAGGAGACCCCTCCTTCGCTCGTGCGTCGTGCTGATGCCGTTCCTACA GACCTTAGGTGGCAACTCTCCGGTAGCCTCTCCATCAGCTGAACCAGCTTCCTCACACGTCTTATCTCCAGCTGCTCTTACCTCTTCAAACTTCTACCCTGAAACCTGGATTAGTATGGATCCATCTCAGGACTTCATCCAAGTGCCTGTTCTGAAGGAAGATAAAAGTTACAGAACCATTTATAACCTGTTTCACAAGACTGTGCCAGAGACCAAAtacaaaattttgaaaattctgagAGTGCAGAATCAGTTTCTTTGGGAGAAATATAAAAG GAAAAAGGAATATATGTCCAAAAAAATGACTGGGCTTGACAGGATAATGAACGAAAGGCATTTGTTCCATGGCACCTCCCAGGACGTGGTGGATGGAATCTGCAAGCACAACTTTGACCCGCGTGTCTGTGGGAAGCATGCCACCATGTTTGGACAGGGCAGTTACTTTGCCAGAAAAGCAAGCTATTCCCACAACTTTTCCAAAAGGTCACCCAAAGGAGTGCATTACATGTTCCTGGCGAAAGTACTGACAGGCAGGTACACGGTGGGGAACCACACCATGAGGAGACCACCGCCGGTGAACCCCAGCAGCATCACCAGCGACCTCTACGACTCTTGTGTGGACAATTACTTTGAGCCTcagatttttgtcatttttaatgaTGATCAGAGCTACCCTTATTTTATTATCCAATATGAAGAAGTTAGCAACACTGTCTCCATTTGA